A segment of the Haemorhous mexicanus isolate bHaeMex1 chromosome 3, bHaeMex1.pri, whole genome shotgun sequence genome:
AGCGGGGGCGTCACCCCCGGGCCCGGGACGGGCGGGCAGTGGGCGCACGTGGAGGGTCGGGGCCGCCGGTGCAGCGGGGCCGAGGATTGCGGGCCGGTCCTTGCTCGGCATCATGCGTAGGTCAGCGCTGCCGGAGAGGGGCCCGGAGCCACCCTCTGCCCGTGCCCGTCCCGTCTCGTCCCGCGGGCAGCGTGGGGCCGGGGGTCGGGGCGTTGCGGGGGCGCAGGGCTGGGGGCGGCCCCACGCTGGGTTGGGGTCACAGCGTATTCACCGCGGACACATCAGCGCCGCAGCGGCGCGGCCGCAGGGCTGGGACTGCCCCGGCCCCACGGTGGCCCCGGCGGGATGGCGGGACCTGGCCGCAGCGAGGGGTCCCCGGGGAGGCGCACCTCCGGCGCGGCCGTGGGCACGGGCACGGTGGAGCCTTTACGTGCGGCtttgggggctcaggggggctctGCACGGGTCGGGTGCGCAGCGCTCCATCCCCTCGGCTCGGGGAGCGCGGGGGGCGTCCCCAGATCTGCCCTTTCGGGGGAGCTCGGGTCCCATCCCTCGCCTGcggtggggacagccccggtGCGGGGCGGTGGGACCCCAGGGCAGGCCGGGGGTCCCAGGGCCTTGCGGGTgcggggctgggatgggggggaGAACAGGGGGGCCGACGGTCGGCGCAGGAATTCCCGGCGGCCCCCGGGGAGGAGCTGGAATCCAGCCGGGGCCTGAGGGGAACCAGCCGGGCTGACGGGAACCGGCCGCCGCACCGGGGCCCCGCGGCGGGGACCCAGGGCCGGGGGCCGCTCCCCGGGGGGCTgcccagtggggctggggggcccGAGCGGGGCCCGGGCTTCGGGTCCCGACCATATAAGGCTGCAAGGACGGGGTCCCGGCAGCGGGGCCAGGCTGGAGTCCCACGCGGGGGGGCTGGGGTCCCCGCAGCCTGTGGCGCTGCGCTGGGACCAGTGCGTGGCTGCCGCAGCTGCGGCACTGAGGGGCAGGGAACGCGGGGTCACTGATGGGGCAGCACGCAGGGTGccctccctgggccaggcaggaTGCACGGCACCGTGTGATGGGGTGTGGGCACCCCGCTCCTGGCAGAGCCCATCCCTGCGGGCAGCCACGGCTGGGGGCTGCGGGGTCACCAGGCACggctgaggggctgtgctggggcaggatccGGCCCATTAACCCGCACTGGGCCGTGACGGTGCTACCGGTGGGGCTGGTTGGACGAGCACGGGAGCGCGCCGGGGGATCCGGGGTGTGGCCAGAGGGAGCGCGGTGTGCTGGGGGATGCGGGGtgggcctggggagctgcagtgtgccagggaagggctggggcagggggtgtTGCTGTGTCTCGGCCGGGGTGGTGCCTTGGTGCCTGCTCTACGCCAGGACAGTGCCTGGTGTGTGCCGGGATGCTGTGTACCGTGCGTGCCTGAGCAACGCCCGCTGTGTGCCGGGATGATGCTAGGTCCGTGCTAGGGCAGTGCCAGCGGCTGCTCTGTGCCGGGATGATGCCTCCTGGATGCCAGGACAGCGTgtggtgtgtgcccaggtggtaGCCGGCGTGTGCCGTGCTCGGTCCGTACCAGGACGGCGCCAGGTGTGTGCCGGGGTGGTGCCGTGTGCCAGCGCGCCCCGGCTGTGTGCCCTGACCCGCTCCCTCCGGCAGGAACTGGTGTGCCTACGTGGTGACACGCAGCGTGAGCTGTGTGGTGGAGGATGGCGTCGAGAGCTTCATCAAGCCGGACTATCAGCCCTGCCCCTGGGGGCAGCTCCAGTGCCCCCGAGTCCTGGCGTGAGTGGGGCCGGGAGGGCTCTGGAGGGGTTCGGGGCGTTCTGGgagggccagcacagagccagggcgagccgcggccgcgccgccgccacTGGTGTTTACCCACCCTGGGGTCATGTTTACTTTTGCGCAAGTCAGTGACCTCAAGCGGTGACCGGCCACTGTCCCCCCCCCGTCACGTGCAGGCGGAGCCTTGGGGCACCCCGCGGCTCTCAGGACCGGAGGGTGACCGGCCACTGTCCCCCCCGTCACGTGTAGCCAAGGCCCTGGGGCACCCCGCGGCTCTCTGCGGGGCCAGCGCTGGGATGACACTGGTGTTGGGACTGGTGACAGGGTGACAGGGCTGGGCGGGGGCAGCCCCCCGGCCGCGGAGCGAGACGCCGGCGCTGCTGGGTGAAGCCgcagcctgtgctggctctggctctctggggcagcccccagccccgtccCCTCCCCCTGCAGGTACCGCAGCTTCCTCCGGCCCCGCTACAAGGTGTCCCAGCGCACGGTGTCGGAGCTGGCCTGGCGCTGCTGCCAGGGCTACTCGGGGCCGGACTGCAGCGAGGGCCCTGCTCCGGCGTCCCCCCAGCCCAccggccgccccccgccccggcccggccgccccaCGCTCTCTGGCTTCGGCAACCCCCTCAGCGGCCTGGGGGGCGAAGGTAGAGCTGGGGCGGGGGATGCGGGGGAGGGGGACACGCTGTGTGTGGCCGTGACCCTGCCCCTGACCCCGGCGGTGCATGGCAGGCGGCGGAGACACCGAGAAGGTGCGACggctggaggagcaggtgcGGCGGCTGAGcgagcagctggaggagctgcgggCCGGGCAGGAGCCGCCGCGGGCGGCCGTGGAGGGGCAGCCCGGGGGCCAGCAGCCGGCTGACGCGGCCGCCCCCGCCGAAGTGCGGGAGGCGCTGAGCCACCTTCAGCGGcgcctggaggagctggagaccCGCCTGCACCGCACCGAGGGCGGCCGGGACGGcccgggggctccggggggcCCGGGGACGGCGGCGCTGTACGAGCTGGAGCAgcggctgcaggagctgtgcgCTGCCTGCACCACCGGCACCGAGGGGCTGCGGCGGCAGGCGGCCGAGGACCGGGAGCGGATGCGGGCGCTGGAGAAGCTGGTGGAGTCGGTGGACCAGCGCAACAAGGATGCGGTGGAGTCGGTGCAGAGGCACAtcagcagcctgagcagccGCCTGGCCCCCGCCCCTGCGGCTCCTCCGTCCCCGGACGTGCTCCGTCGCCTGGCCGAGCTAGAGCGGCGGCTGCAGGGGCTGCCGGTgccggcagcggggccggggcagggaCCGGTGCTGGCGCGGcggctggcagagctggaggggcGGCTGAACGCTTCCCGCGCCGGCCCGTGGCCCTCCGAGCCCGAGGGGCGGCCGGGTGGGCTGCCGGGGCGCCTGGCCAACCTCAGCCGGGCGGTGGAGGGGCTGGCGGCGAGCGGGGCGCAGCGCGGCGCCCGCCTGGACCAGCTCGAGGGGCTGCTGGCCCGCTGCGGCCACCCGTGCCCGTGGCAGGACGGGGCGCTCGGCCCCCACCTCCGGCAGCCCGAGGACACCGAGGGTCTCTGGGAGGACGGGCTGGCCGGGACCCTgggagggctgctgggggcGCGGGGGGAGGCGCTGGccgaggagctggagctgctccgcAACCGGACAGGGCGGCTGGAGGCGGCTCTGGAGGACCTGAGCGGTGACCCCTGCGCCCGGCCCTGCGCCTCGCCGCCACCCCCGGAGCCGGAGCGgctcccgcccggccccgcggagCCCGAGGAGCCGGAGGCACCGCTGGAGGGCTTCGGCGTCTTCGGGGGCCCGTCCCCCTCGGAGCTGCGGGTGCTGCGCGGGCAGCTGGCGGCGGCGCTGGCGGCCCTGAGCGGGCTCAACGCCACggtggaggggctgcaggacgCGCTGGACGAGCAGGACGCCCGGCAGCGCCAGCTGAGCGCCGCCACCGACCGCGTGGTGGCCGAGCTGGACCAGGCGGCGGCGGCGTCGGCGGCGCGACAGGCGGAGAGCGAGGAGCGGCTGGAGGCGCTGGCGCGGGAGCTGGcgcgggccgggggctgccCCGCGGGGCTGGAGCCACGCGTGGCCAAGCTGGAGGGGGTCTGCGAGCAGCTGGAGGCGGTggccggggggctgcggggcgtCCGCGAGGGGCTGGGCCGGCACGTTGCGGGGCTCTGGGGCGCCGTGCGGGAGCTGAACGCCACGGCCCGCGGCCAGGCCG
Coding sequences within it:
- the EMILIN1 gene encoding EMILIN-1, encoding MAPWLWPCLLAAQALAANFPPRYSLYTGGAAPLAPGPAAAHSGARAASRHRNWCAYVVTRSVSCVVEDGVESFIKPDYQPCPWGQLQCPRVLAYRSFLRPRYKVSQRTVSELAWRCCQGYSGPDCSEGPAPASPQPTGRPPPRPGRPTLSGFGNPLSGLGGEGGGDTEKVRRLEEQVRRLSEQLEELRAGQEPPRAAVEGQPGGQQPADAAAPAEVREALSHLQRRLEELETRLHRTEGGRDGPGAPGGPGTAALYELEQRLQELCAACTTGTEGLRRQAAEDRERMRALEKLVESVDQRNKDAVESVQRHISSLSSRLAPAPAAPPSPDVLRRLAELERRLQGLPVPAAGPGQGPVLARRLAELEGRLNASRAGPWPSEPEGRPGGLPGRLANLSRAVEGLAASGAQRGARLDQLEGLLARCGHPCPWQDGALGPHLRQPEDTEGLWEDGLAGTLGGLLGARGEALAEELELLRNRTGRLEAALEDLSGDPCARPCASPPPPEPERLPPGPAEPEEPEAPLEGFGVFGGPSPSELRVLRGQLAAALAALSGLNATVEGLQDALDEQDARQRQLSAATDRVVAELDQAAAASAARQAESEERLEALARELARAGGCPAGLEPRVAKLEGVCEQLEAVAGGLRGVREGLGRHVAGLWGAVRELNATARGQAALLDKALELPPRLGALNASLGHLRGELQRLARLERPGPPGPPGPAGPMGETGPPGPSGPPGKDGEQGPMGPPGLPGERGAVGEPGSVPRVAFSAALSTQRTEPGTVPFDQVLLNDGGAYDPETGTFTVPVPGRYLVSAVLTGHRGEALEAVLSRSGHGIARLDSAGFQPEGLEKGPVAAQGPSPGALGVFSLLLPLAAGETLCVDLVSGRLAHAPDEPLTVFSAALLYDSEEP